In Promicromonospora sp. Populi, one genomic interval encodes:
- a CDS encoding serine/threonine-protein kinase has translation MIVPGSGEAPQIHPLEPNDPQELGGYPLLGRIGSGGMGAVYLAETRTGRKLALKAILKEHVQDPEFRDRFRREVAAAMKVRGRFLATVIDADPDGAQPWLAVEYVAGPGLSAVVRARGPLPEAEVRSVLAGVAEALRAVHQVGIVHRDLKPSNILLGQDGPFVIDFGIAQVSDTTSLTRTGLKVGTPAFMAPEQVRGSLATPAADVWALGAVALYAATGQRAFGEGDTTVVYYRVVHEEPDLTGCPEWLLPLVRACLAKDPADRPDLQEVLDFLNEVPAGLRTATTKIVPGPGIPDIDPLDYEDDATALRNDETVLKATTAPTTPEPGPEQAAPSRRRLSRPVVWLLAAAGVLIVGGAATAVVLGMRGGSAEAGPSSAPSGVGEPTASPSASVSADPPPVVDECLLGRWEQRDLATQLQAGDETVETTGWNGRMLEYRADGTQLVTFDDAEPLRATTSAGEYIETWTGTATYTVSTDAGILTFEDVDFGRTEVTRELGDERRTFEPQGLSQPLEYTCDETTHTQWADNFEATFTRVD, from the coding sequence ATGATCGTGCCAGGCTCAGGGGAAGCCCCGCAGATCCATCCGCTCGAGCCGAACGACCCGCAGGAGCTGGGCGGTTACCCGCTGCTCGGCCGGATCGGATCCGGCGGGATGGGTGCGGTCTACCTCGCAGAAACCCGTACCGGCCGGAAGCTGGCCCTCAAGGCCATCCTGAAGGAGCACGTCCAGGACCCGGAGTTTCGCGATCGCTTCCGCCGGGAGGTCGCCGCGGCCATGAAGGTGCGCGGCCGGTTCCTCGCCACCGTGATCGACGCCGATCCGGACGGGGCGCAGCCGTGGCTGGCCGTCGAGTACGTAGCGGGTCCCGGCCTGTCCGCCGTCGTACGTGCGCGAGGCCCGCTGCCCGAAGCCGAGGTGCGCAGCGTGCTGGCCGGCGTGGCGGAGGCCCTGCGGGCCGTGCACCAGGTCGGCATCGTGCACCGCGACCTCAAACCGTCCAACATCCTGCTCGGCCAGGACGGTCCGTTTGTCATCGACTTCGGCATCGCCCAGGTGTCCGACACGACGTCGCTGACCCGCACGGGCCTGAAGGTCGGCACGCCCGCCTTCATGGCCCCCGAGCAGGTCCGCGGCAGCCTCGCGACGCCCGCGGCCGACGTCTGGGCGCTGGGCGCCGTAGCCCTCTACGCCGCGACCGGCCAGCGCGCGTTCGGCGAGGGTGACACCACCGTCGTCTACTACCGCGTGGTCCACGAGGAACCGGACCTGACCGGGTGCCCCGAGTGGCTGCTCCCGCTGGTGCGCGCCTGCCTGGCCAAGGATCCTGCAGACCGGCCGGACCTGCAGGAGGTCCTCGACTTCCTGAACGAGGTCCCGGCCGGCCTGCGGACGGCGACCACAAAGATCGTCCCGGGACCTGGCATCCCAGACATCGACCCCCTCGACTACGAGGACGACGCGACGGCGCTGCGCAACGACGAGACGGTGCTCAAGGCGACGACGGCCCCGACAACCCCGGAACCCGGTCCGGAGCAGGCCGCGCCGAGCCGACGCCGGCTGTCCCGCCCGGTCGTCTGGCTCCTCGCGGCCGCCGGAGTGCTGATCGTCGGCGGTGCCGCAACCGCCGTCGTGCTGGGTATGCGCGGCGGCTCGGCCGAAGCCGGGCCCTCTTCGGCGCCGTCCGGTGTGGGCGAGCCGACGGCGTCGCCGTCGGCCTCCGTGTCTGCGGATCCCCCGCCCGTCGTCGACGAGTGCCTGCTGGGCCGCTGGGAGCAGCGGGACCTGGCCACGCAGCTGCAGGCGGGCGACGAGACCGTCGAGACCACGGGCTGGAACGGGCGGATGCTTGAGTACCGCGCCGACGGCACCCAGCTCGTCACCTTCGACGACGCCGAACCGCTGCGCGCTACGACCTCGGCCGGCGAGTACATCGAGACCTGGACCGGCACGGCGACCTACACCGTCTCGACGGACGCCGGCATCCTCACGTTCGAGGACGTCGACTTCGGCCGGACGGAGGTCACCCGGGAGCTCGGCGACGAGCGCCGGACGTTCGAACCGCAGGGCCTGTCCCAGCCGCTGGAGTACACCTGCGACGAGACGACGCACACGCAGTGGGCCGACAACTTCGAGGCCACGTTCACCCGCGTCGACTGA
- the leuA gene encoding 2-isopropylmalate synthase yields the protein MPTSKYRPFHEQIRLDLPDRTWPAKRIEKAPRWCAVDLRDGNQALIEPMDAERKLRMFELLVSMGYKEIEVGFPSASQTDYDFVRKLIEENRIPDDVVIQVLTQARAHLIERTYESLTGAKQAIVHLYNSTSVLQREVVFRTDQDGIVDIALDGAKLCRKLEETLPDTRIYYEYSPESYTGTELEFAARICNEVIEVFEPTPERKVIINLPATVEMATPNVYADSIEWMSRHLSHRENVILSLHPHNDRGTAVAAAELGYLAGADRIEGCLFGNGERTGNVDLVTLGLNLFSQGIDPQINFGDIDEIRRTVEHCNQMPVHERHPYVGDLVFTAFSGSHQDAIKKGFEHMAGRAEAAGVGIDDLDWGVPYLPIDPRDVGRSYEAVIRVNSQSGKGGVSYLLKSEHNLDLPRRLQIEFSHAVQEVTETEGTEVTAEDIWRIFTDEYLPVEEGAPSGLTPWGRLQLRGTRAVSAEGEQDTLEVDVVDRGVLQTLTGTGNGPIDAFVNAIAQVGVEVRVLDYAEHALSEGGDASAAAYVECAVGDDVLWGVGVDPSITLSSLKAIVSAVNRAERAAS from the coding sequence ATGCCGACGAGCAAGTACCGGCCGTTCCACGAGCAGATCCGCCTGGATCTCCCCGACCGGACCTGGCCCGCCAAGCGCATCGAGAAGGCGCCGCGCTGGTGCGCGGTCGACCTGCGTGACGGCAACCAGGCCCTCATCGAGCCGATGGACGCGGAGCGCAAGCTGCGTATGTTCGAGCTGCTGGTGTCGATGGGCTACAAGGAGATCGAGGTCGGCTTCCCGTCGGCCAGCCAGACCGACTACGACTTCGTGCGCAAGCTCATCGAGGAGAACCGGATCCCCGACGATGTCGTGATCCAGGTCCTCACCCAGGCTCGCGCCCACCTGATCGAGCGCACCTACGAGTCGCTGACGGGTGCCAAGCAGGCGATCGTGCACCTGTACAACTCGACGTCCGTGCTGCAGCGCGAGGTCGTGTTCCGGACCGACCAGGACGGCATCGTCGACATCGCGCTCGACGGCGCCAAGCTGTGCCGCAAGCTGGAGGAGACCCTGCCGGACACGCGGATCTACTACGAGTACTCGCCGGAGTCGTACACGGGCACCGAGCTCGAGTTCGCGGCGCGGATCTGCAACGAGGTCATCGAGGTCTTCGAGCCGACGCCGGAGCGCAAGGTGATCATCAACCTGCCTGCCACCGTCGAGATGGCCACGCCCAACGTGTACGCCGACTCGATCGAGTGGATGAGTCGGCACCTCAGCCACCGCGAGAACGTGATCCTGTCGCTGCACCCGCACAACGACCGGGGCACCGCCGTCGCGGCCGCCGAGCTGGGCTACCTGGCCGGCGCGGACCGGATCGAGGGCTGCCTGTTCGGCAACGGCGAGCGCACCGGCAACGTCGACCTGGTGACGCTCGGCCTGAACCTGTTCTCGCAGGGGATCGACCCGCAGATCAACTTCGGCGACATCGACGAGATCCGCCGCACGGTCGAGCACTGCAACCAGATGCCCGTGCACGAGCGGCACCCTTACGTGGGTGACCTGGTGTTCACGGCGTTCTCCGGCTCGCACCAGGACGCCATCAAGAAGGGCTTCGAGCACATGGCCGGGCGGGCCGAGGCCGCCGGTGTCGGCATCGACGACCTGGACTGGGGTGTGCCGTACCTGCCGATCGACCCGCGCGACGTCGGACGCTCCTACGAGGCGGTGATCCGGGTCAACTCGCAGTCCGGCAAGGGCGGGGTGTCCTACCTGCTCAAGAGCGAGCACAACCTGGACCTGCCGCGCCGCCTGCAGATCGAGTTCTCCCACGCCGTGCAGGAGGTGACCGAGACCGAGGGCACCGAGGTGACCGCCGAGGACATCTGGCGCATCTTCACCGACGAGTACCTGCCCGTCGAGGAGGGGGCACCGTCCGGCCTCACGCCGTGGGGGCGGCTGCAGCTGCGCGGCACCCGCGCCGTCTCGGCGGAGGGTGAGCAGGACACCCTCGAGGTCGACGTCGTCGACCGTGGTGTGCTGCAGACGCTGACCGGGACCGGCAACGGGCCCATCGACGCCTTCGTGAACGCGATAGCGCAGGTAGGCGTAGAGGTGCGCGTGCTGGACTACGCCGAGCACGCCCTGTCCGAAGGGGGCGACGCCAGCGCCGCCGCCTACGTCGAGTGTGCAGTGGGCGACGATGTCCTGTGGGGCGTCGGCGTGGACCCGTCGATCACGCTCTCGTCCCTGAAGGCGATCGTCTCCGCGGTGAACCGCGCGGAGCGCGCGGCCAGCTGA